The following coding sequences lie in one Arachis hypogaea cultivar Tifrunner chromosome 4, arahy.Tifrunner.gnm2.J5K5, whole genome shotgun sequence genomic window:
- the LOC112796833 gene encoding probable protein phosphatase 2C 4: MGNRMGKLCVCSSDTAGDFSGRFDNGITFLSDSHDKALGDSICYVRPDNSHFSRGGGGNVFSDGSATFVTFRSVSGATVSANTSSTPSTCLDDSVQQETALDSSASFESSGSFASTTMTTSIMVPLQPQQHSPADGFFIHTFPKSPLNNRVSNGQLGDEKAYGYEHANNKTCGRSLKKLLSGSFLPKEKRPIFKNNGNANARVGCSTNLSDEPKFHNVVVVDDDDDDDDDKCNLSKGCQNLHWAHGRAGEDRLHIVICEDHGWIYVGIYDGFNGPDATDYLLNNLFYAVYEELKKILGCQDSKSLVDGGSYSSSSFNKENNPIGNGNLKVERRNSRNCKKEVKLNIENMVEAKMILENAKLSEWDVLQGLSKALRITEAAFLKSSDEMIAQNPVLAMMGSCVLVMLMKGEDVYLMNVGDSRAVLATHNGNSLQLTMEHSTHVKEEVRRIWREHPDDPSAVTKGRVKGYLNVTRAFGAGFLKQPKQNNAVLETFKVNYIGDSPYITCCPSLHHHRLGPNDKFLLLSSDGIFQYFTNEEAIFKVDYFITMFPDIDPAQLLIEETLHRAAKKAGMNFHELLDIPQGERRLYHDDISIVIISLEGKIWRSTV, translated from the exons ATGGGTAACCGAATGGGTAAGCTCTGCGTCTGCTCCTCCGACACTGCCGGAGATTTCTCCGGCAGATTCGACAACGGGATAACCTTCCTCTCCGATTCACATGACAAAGCTCTTGGAGACTCCATCTGCTATGTGAGACCAGACAATTCTCACTTCTCCCGTGGCGGCGGCGGCAATGTGTTTTCGGACGGCAGCGCCACCTTCGTTACTTTCCGGTCTGTGTCCGGGGCCACCGTGAGTGCAAACACGTCGTCAACGCCTTCGACCTGCCTTGATGATTCTGTTCAGCAAGAGACAGCTTTGGATTCCTCTGCTTCATTTGAGAGTTCAGGTTCCTTCGCTTCCACAACCATGACAACCTCAATAATGGTGCCTCTGCAACCGCAACAACATTCTCCTGCTGATGGATTCTTTATTCATACCTTTCCAAAGAGCCCGTTGAATAATCGTGTCTCGAACGGTCAATTAGGTGATGAGAAAGCTTATGGTTATGAACATGCCAATAACAAAACATGTGGGCGAAGTTTGAAGAAGTTGCTGAGTGGATCGTTTCTCCCCAAGGAGAAGAGACCGATTTTCAAGAACAACGGGAATGCTAACGCCAGAGTGGGTTGTAGCACAAATTTGAGTGATGAACCAAAGTTTCATaacgttgttgttgttgatgatgatgatgatgatgacgatgataagTGTAATTTGTCAAAGGGCTGTCAGAACTTGCATTGGGCTCATGGTAGAGCTGGCGAGGATCGTTTACATATCGTGATTTGCGAGGATCATGGGTGGATTTATGTTGGGATTTACGATGGATTCAATGGTCCTGATGCCACTGACTATCTTCTGAACAATTTGTTTTATGCTGTTTATGAAGAACTCAAGAAGATACTGGGTTGTCAAGATTCCAAATCGTTGGTGGATGGTGGTTCTTATTCTTCCTCAAGTTTCAATAAAGAAAACAATCCAATAGGAAATGGAAACTTGAAAGTAGAGAGAAGGAATAGCAGAAATTGCAAGAAAGAGGTGAAACTGAACATAGAAAACATGGTGGAGGCTAAAATGATTCTTGAGAATGCGAAATTGAGTGAGTGGGATGTTTTGCAAGGTCTTTCAAAGGCGCTGAGGATAACGGAGGCTGCGTTTCTTAAGAGTTCAGATGAGATGATAGCTCAAAATCCGGTGTTGGCTATGATGGGTTCTTGTGTGTTGGTTATGTTGATGAAGGGGGAAGATGTGTACTTGATGAATGTTGGAGATAGCCGAGCTGTGTTGGCAACTCATAATGGGAATTCTCTTCAGCTTACTATGGAGCATAGCACTCATGTCAAAGAG GAGGTTCGTAGAATATGGAGGGAGCATCCAGATGACCCTTCTGCTGTAACTAAAGGaagggttaaaggttacttgaaTGTCACAAGGGCTTTTGGAGCCGGCTTCCTTAAGCAG CCTAAACAAAACAATGCAGTGTTGGAGACATTCAAAGTGAACTACATTGGAGACTCCCCATACATTACATGCTGCCCTTCACTCCACCACCATAGGCTCGGTCCAAATGACAAATTCCTCTTACTCTCTTCTGATGGAATTTTTCAATACTTCACCAATGAAGAAGCAATTTTTAAAGTGGACTATTTCATCACTATGTTCCCAGACATAGATCCTGCACAACTTCTCATTGAAGAAACACTGCACAGAGCAGCCAAAAAAGCTG GTATGAATTTCCATGAGTTGCTTGATATCCCACAAGGAGAAAGACGACTTTACCATGATGACATTTCTATTGTCATAATCTCTTTGGAGGGAAAAATATGGCGTTCGACAGTATAA